The sequence CTGTAGCGTTCGGCCAGATCGGCAGCCGCTTCGAGCTGCTTGTCGGTGGCGTCGCCCGGAGCCACGGCGGTCGGCTTGAGCGACAGGGTTACTGCGGCGTAGCCCGGTACCTTGTGTGCAGTGACGTTGCGCAGCGCCCAGTTGTTGAAGCCTTTGTCGCTGCCGCGTTTGGCCAGGTAGCCGGCATCATCGGTGCTGAAACTCTCATAGGCCGGCGCAGTGAAGTGTTTGGCTACCCGCTCGAGCTCCTGCTCGGTCAGGGTGGCCGGGCCGTCCTTGATGTGCACCCATTCGGCTTCGACCTTCTCGGCAAAGGCCTCCGGGGTCAGGGCCTTGACCAGGATCTTGATCCGCGCCTTGTACTTGTTGTCACGGCGGCCGTAACGGTTGTACACGCGCAGGATAGCGTCCAGATAGGTCAGCAGGTGCTGCCAGGGCAGGAACGCGCGGATTTCGCTACCGACCATCGGGGTACGGCCGAGACCGCCGCCAACCAGAACCCGGAAGCCGATTTCACCGGCGTCGTTTCTGACCACGTTCAGACCGATGTCATGCACGCCAATCGCGGCACGGTCTTCGGCCGCACCGTTGACGGCAATCTTGAACTTGCGCGGCAGGAAGGCGAATTCCGGGTGGAAGGTCGACCACTGGCGGATGATTTCACACCAGGGACGCGGATCGACGATTTCGTCGGCGGCAACGCCGGCGAACTGGTCGGTGGTGGTGTTGCGGATGCAGTTGCCGCTGGTCTGGATGGCATGCATCTGGACTTCCGCCAGATGGGCGAGAATGTCCGGCACATCTTCCAGTTCCGGCCAGTTGAACTGGACGTTCTGGCGGGTACTGAAGTGCGCATAGCCCTTGTCATACTGACGGGCGATGAACGCCAGCTTACGCATCTGCCGCGAAGAGATCAGGCCATAGGGAATGGCTACACGCAGCATGGGAGCGTAACGCTGAATGTAGAGGCCATTCTGCAGACGCAGCGGAAGGAATTCGGGATCGCTCAACTCGCCGGCAAGGTAGCGGCGGGTCTGATCGCGGAACTGCTTGACGCGGTCCTCGACGATCTTTTGATCATATTCGTCGTAGATATACATGCAGGCAACCTGTCAGCGGGGTTTCTTTGTACCCCTTTTTTCGTGGAGTTGGCCCTGGTCAGGCTCAGGCTAAGGCTAAGGCGGCAGACAATAGCAGTTTTTCGATATGCGCAAAAGTAATGTTTATCTATATGTTTATGCGGAAATTCCGATATAGGCGCGTATCAATCAAAGGCTTGCCGTGTCTGGATTGCTAGTCTTTACTGGTATTGTCTGTGCCCGCCGGGCATCGGCTTGTGATAACAAAAAGAGGATAGCATCCCATGAGTGAACACGACCTACAGGAAGCCACAACAACCGACAGCCGGATCGATGCCTGGGCCGCGGTGGCGCTGATTCTGATTGCCGTGCTGACAGCAGTGTTTTGGGTCAGTCAGCGCTAGGACAACACTGACTAATCGCGCACAAGCCCTGGAGCCCTGTTGGCGCTGACCTGTTCTGGACTGTCGATGCCCCGGATGGGCATCGTCAAGCCCCCAGGGACGGGGTTACGGCGTGTCCAGAACAGGTCAGCGCCAATTGGGCTAACACCGAAACTGAAATCAGTATTTCCATAGGGGTTATACACCAGCCAGGTGCAGGATCAGCTTGACCAGGCCGAAGATGGTCAGCACGAACAGGGCGGTGAAGGCGATACCCAGGATGATGAAGTGACTCGGCTTGCCTTGGGTGAAGTCGCGCTCTCGGGCCTTGTTGCTGTGTACCCCGAGCGCGGCCCATAGCACGCTGGACAGGGTGTCGCGAAAGCGCATGGGGGGCTGCGGTTGTTCTGGCTGTTGCTGCTTGTGCTGATCGTTGCTCATGGCTGGCTCGCTGTCATTGCTCTGGCTCTGGGGCGTCAACAGACCCTAGCATAGCCCGCTCAGATGTGAATGTCCGCCCAGTGCCTGCGTCGCCACATGATGGCGAAGATGATCGAGTTGAGCGCTCGGTAGCCGCTTTGCAGCAGCCAGATCAATAACAGCCCGCCCCCGAGTACCGGTCCGGCCAGGTAGGCGCAGGGCAGGAATATCAGCCACTGGCTACCCAAATTCACCGACATCACCGTACGGCTGGCACCGGCGCCGAGCAGGGCCTGGGTCAGAACCAGCGCAGTGGCATCCAGGGTCATGCCCAGGCCGGTAATACGCAGCGGCCATTCCCCCAGAGCGATGAGCGCCGGGTCCTGGGTGAACAGACTGAGCACGAAGTGCGGCGCCAGCCAGAATGGCATGCCCATGATAAATAGTGCCACAGCTGCCACACGTACCACATCCCAACCCCAGCGATAGGCATCTTCCGGTTTGTTGGCTCCCAGGCTGTGACTGACCAGCGTGGTGGCGGCCATGCCCAGACCAACCCCGGGCAGGATCAGAAATAGCGCCAGGTTGACCAGTACGTGGGCGATGGCCAGTTCGGCGGTGCCGACCTGGGCGATGATCCAGAACAGGGTGGTGATGCCGGTGGCGAAGAAGAGCTGTTGCAGCGAGTTGGGCATCGACAGCCGCAGCATCGACACGATGCCACTGAACTGCGGGCGGGCCTGAAGAAAACCGTGCGCGCGGCCACGTCGCAGGGTAATACTCAGATAGAGCGCCGAGCCGAGGAACATGGCGATGCAGGTGCCTAGTCCCGAGCCTTCGGCGCCCATTTCCGGCAGGCCGAACTTGCCGAAGATCAGGCCGTAACTGATTGCCACGTTGGCCAGATGCATGACCACCAGAATACGCAGGTACAACCCTGACTCGCGAATACCGTTCCAGTAGCCGCGAAAGGCAAAATTGGCACCTACAGCGATGATCGCCAGGCTGCGCC is a genomic window of Halopseudomonas phragmitis containing:
- a CDS encoding nitrite/sulfite reductase, with amino-acid sequence MYIYDEYDQKIVEDRVKQFRDQTRRYLAGELSDPEFLPLRLQNGLYIQRYAPMLRVAIPYGLISSRQMRKLAFIARQYDKGYAHFSTRQNVQFNWPELEDVPDILAHLAEVQMHAIQTSGNCIRNTTTDQFAGVAADEIVDPRPWCEIIRQWSTFHPEFAFLPRKFKIAVNGAAEDRAAIGVHDIGLNVVRNDAGEIGFRVLVGGGLGRTPMVGSEIRAFLPWQHLLTYLDAILRVYNRYGRRDNKYKARIKILVKALTPEAFAEKVEAEWVHIKDGPATLTEQELERVAKHFTAPAYESFSTDDAGYLAKRGSDKGFNNWALRNVTAHKVPGYAAVTLSLKPTAVAPGDATDKQLEAAADLAERYSFGELRVTHNQNLVLADVKQSDLYALWQECREQGFATPNIGLLTDIICCPGGDFCSLANAKSIPIAEAIQRTFDDLDYLHDIGDLDLNISGCMNACGHHHVGHIGILGVDKKGEEFYQVSLGGNSGRKASIGQILGPSFAADQMPEVIQKVIGVYLESRTDEEQFLDTFQRIGMAPFKERVYATNN
- a CDS encoding DUF2970 domain-containing protein; the protein is MRFRDTLSSVLWAALGVHSNKARERDFTQGKPSHFIILGIAFTALFVLTIFGLVKLILHLAGV
- a CDS encoding MATE family efflux transporter yields the protein MSLLPARSRLRTITLLGLPIMGGMLSQSLLNLVDAAMVGSLGKEALAGVGLGSYANFMAIALVMGLGAGVQAMVARRRGQGRETEVAAPLNEGLLIAALLAVPLTLLCWLNAERIIGFLSSDQGVVEIGVDYFHWRSLAIIAVGANFAFRGYWNGIRESGLYLRILVVMHLANVAISYGLIFGKFGLPEMGAEGSGLGTCIAMFLGSALYLSITLRRGRAHGFLQARPQFSGIVSMLRLSMPNSLQQLFFATGITTLFWIIAQVGTAELAIAHVLVNLALFLILPGVGLGMAATTLVSHSLGANKPEDAYRWGWDVVRVAAVALFIMGMPFWLAPHFVLSLFTQDPALIALGEWPLRITGLGMTLDATALVLTQALLGAGASRTVMSVNLGSQWLIFLPCAYLAGPVLGGGLLLIWLLQSGYRALNSIIFAIMWRRRHWADIHI